One stretch of Roseiconus lacunae DNA includes these proteins:
- a CDS encoding PEP-CTERM sorting domain-containing protein (PEP-CTERM proteins occur, often in large numbers, in the proteomes of bacteria that also encode an exosortase, a predicted intramembrane cysteine proteinase. The presence of a PEP-CTERM domain at a protein's C-terminus predicts cleavage within the sorting domain, followed by covalent anchoring to some some component of the (usually Gram-negative) cell surface. Many PEP-CTERM proteins exhibit an unusual sequence composition that includes large numbers of potential glycosylation sites. Expression of one such protein has been shown restore the ability of a bacterium to form floc, a type of biofilm.) has translation MKIALMTCLLVGMTSLSHAAVVLQGTDVTFNGAGVYNFEFTATAVGQTETISGFTMPLQLANGATFQSEIPDSSLSDIEFTPNSLLETKGASSDFTLSGFGFSITSVDANGSPLVLNDGESAVLFTIPMNVFVPGEVLVENTALAQLFALTGASSVQLSPEFSAAAQAVPEPASIAGAGSLCLLGGGMIYRRRRRI, from the coding sequence ATGAAAATAGCTTTGATGACGTGCCTGCTCGTCGGTATGACGAGCCTTTCACATGCAGCGGTCGTGCTACAAGGGACCGATGTTACGTTTAACGGTGCTGGTGTCTACAACTTTGAGTTCACCGCAACTGCGGTCGGGCAAACGGAGACGATCAGTGGATTCACCATGCCACTGCAACTGGCCAACGGCGCCACGTTTCAATCCGAAATTCCTGACTCATCATTGTCAGATATTGAGTTTACACCGAATTCGTTGCTAGAGACCAAAGGTGCCAGTAGCGACTTTACATTGAGTGGTTTCGGATTTTCGATTACATCGGTCGATGCCAACGGATCACCATTGGTCCTTAACGATGGAGAATCGGCGGTGCTATTCACGATCCCGATGAATGTGTTCGTTCCGGGAGAGGTCCTGGTGGAGAACACCGCGTTGGCCCAATTGTTCGCGCTCACCGGAGCAAGCAGTGTCCAACTATCTCCTGAATTTAGTGCAGCAGCCCAAGCCGTGCCGGAACCGGCTTCGATTGCCGGTGCTGGATCGCTCTGTCTTTTGGGAGGCGGAATGATTTATCGCCGTCGCCGACGGATCTAA